One genomic segment of Hevea brasiliensis isolate MT/VB/25A 57/8 chromosome 3, ASM3005281v1, whole genome shotgun sequence includes these proteins:
- the LOC110639706 gene encoding putative pentatricopeptide repeat-containing protein At5g37570: MPLKSPSNASIRTLINSCKTIGHLYQLHALIIRKGLEQDHFLVSYLLNRSNSVSYALSIFDCLLTPSTLPYNILLKIYSHKSHFDDTLSLFIRMKRSEYAWPDKYTYPSLIRSCSNECRLKEGEIFHGSAIRCGVSDDVYVGSSLVDFYGKCKEIFSARKAFDEMTERNVVSWTAIVVGYANVGDMDNATRMFVQMPERNLTSWNAMIGGLVKAGDLRSARKLFDETPERNVVSFTVLIDGYAKVGDMASARALFEKSPERDIIAWGALISGYAQNGQPNEAVKIFLEMESMNVKPDEYIMVSLMSVCAQVGSLDFAKWVDCYLCQSSIDKGQTHVIAALIDMNAKCGNMDRAKKLFEEMPTRDLISYCSMIQGLSIHGCAEEAVGLFNKMLNERLIPDEAAFTVILAACSRGGLVKEGSHYFETMKNKYSIVPSPDHYACMVDLLSRSGQLKAAFELLNSMPVEPHASAWGALLGACKLYGDVELGKVVARRLFELEPKNSGSYVLLSSIYAAADQWQDFAIVRDKMRERGFRKIPGRSWISHNR; encoded by the coding sequence ATGCCTTTAAAATCTCCTTCTAACGCTTCAATCCGTACTCTCATCAATTCTTGCAAAACTATCGGCCACCTCTACCAGTTGCACGCTCTCATAATCCGCAAAGGACTCGAGCAAGATCACTTTCTCGTTTCCTACCTTCTCAACCGCTCCAATTCTGTTTCCTATGCCTTATCCATTTTTGATTGCCTTCTCACTCCCTCCACTCTCCCCTACAACATCCTTCTCAAAATCTACTCCCACAAGTCTCATTTTGACGATACGTTATCTCTCTTTATCCGCATGAAGCGGAGTGAATACGCATGGCCGGACAAGTACACGTATCCTTCTCTTATAAGGTCGTGTTCGAATGAGTGCAGATTAAAGGAAGGTGAAATATTTCATGGCTCGGCAATAAGATGTGGGGTTAGTGACGATGTGTATGTTGGGTCTAGTTTGGTAGATTTTTATGGAAAATGCaaggaaatattttctgcaaGAAAGGCGTTCGATGAGATGACTGAGAGGAACGTGGTTTCTTGGACGGCAATAGTCGTTGGGTATGCGAATGTTGGGGATATGGATAACGCGACGAGAATGTTTGTTCAAATGCCGGAGAGGAATTTAACGTCGTGGAATGCTATGATTGGTGGGTTGGTGAAAGCAGGAGATTTGCGTAGTGCTAGGAAATTGTTTGATGAAACGCCTGAGAGGAATGTTGTTTCTTTTACTGTTTTGATTGACGGGTATGCGAAGGTGGGGGATATGGCATCTGCGAGGGCTTTGTTTGAGAAATCTCCGGAGAGAGATATCATTGCTTGGGGGGCTTTGATTTCAGGATATGCTCAAAATGGGCAGCCTAATGAGGCTGTGAAGATATTTCTTGAAATGGAGTCGATGAATGTGAAGCCTGATGAGTATATAATGGTGAGCTTGATGTCGGTTTGTGCTCAAGTGGGAAGTTTGGATTTTGCGAAATGGGTTGATTGTTATTTGTGCCAAAGCTCGATTGATAAAGGTCAGACTCACGTTATTGCTGCCCTTATTGACATGAATGCCAAGTGTGGGAACATGGATAGAGCAAAAAAGTTGTTTGAAGAGATGCCTACTCGAGATCTAATTTCATATTGTTCTATGATACAAGGATTGTCCATTCATGGGTGTGCCGAAGAGGCCGTTGGATTATTCAATAAGATGCTAAATGAGAGATTAATTCCTGATGAGGCGGCATTTactgtcattttggcagcttgcagCCGAGGGGGGCTTGTTAAAGAGGGTAGTCACTATTTTGAAACCATGAAAAATAAGTATTCTATTGTTCCCTCCCCTGACCACTACGCATGTATGGTTGATCTTCTTAGCCGATCAGGACAGCTAAAAGCAGCTTTTGAGCTTCTAAATTCGATGCCTGTGGAACCTCATGCAAGTGCTTGGGGTGCACTTCTTGGAGCTTGTAAGCTGTATGGCGACGTTGAGCTGGGGAAAGTTGTTGCTAGGCGATTGTTTGAGCTTGAACCCAAAAATTCCGGTTCTTATGTGCTTTTGTCGAGCATATATGCTGCAGCAGACCAGTGGCAGGATTTTGCTATTGTTAGGGACAAAATGAGGGAGAGAGGGTTTAGGAAAATACCTGGTCGTAGTTGGATATCTCATAATAGGTAG